Proteins from a genomic interval of Treponema succinifaciens DSM 2489:
- a CDS encoding acyl-[acyl-carrier-protein] thioesterase: protein MEYKSFFEEDKNIFHVQSNIYFSQCNANKDLSLHELLKITSDIAVEDYRQRGMSRKILKDNGFGILVSRCSYRIHKWPKENQFIEVETWEEKPQALQFMRGYKILDENKNILVSGKSSWLLVDINERRILPLKKFTLRTPPEFCIDLDCDKPDKILQPEKSELWDTRIIKFSDLDANGHTNNARYAAFVEDAIPEEFRGRKPKDFKINFAKEAMLNDKVEIFGFKEENKITFLGKTPESVSFEAVISY from the coding sequence ATGGAATACAAATCTTTTTTTGAAGAAGACAAAAATATTTTTCATGTTCAGTCAAATATTTATTTCAGCCAATGCAACGCAAACAAAGACTTGAGCTTGCACGAGCTTTTAAAAATAACTTCTGATATTGCAGTTGAAGATTACAGGCAACGCGGAATGTCGCGCAAAATTTTAAAAGACAACGGATTTGGAATTCTTGTTTCAAGATGCTCATATAGAATTCATAAGTGGCCAAAAGAAAATCAATTTATAGAAGTTGAAACTTGGGAGGAAAAACCGCAGGCACTTCAGTTTATGCGTGGCTATAAAATTCTTGATGAAAACAAAAACATTTTAGTTTCTGGAAAATCATCATGGCTTTTAGTTGATATAAACGAACGACGAATTCTTCCGCTAAAAAAATTCACGTTAAGAACGCCTCCGGAATTTTGCATTGACCTTGACTGCGACAAACCGGACAAAATCCTTCAGCCTGAAAAAAGCGAGCTTTGGGACACAAGGATAATTAAGTTTTCAGACTTGGATGCAAACGGGCACACAAACAACGCAAGATACGCGGCGTTTGTTGAAGATGCGATTCCAGAAGAATTCCGCGGAAGAAAACCAAAAGACTTCAAAATAAATTTCGCAAAGGAAGCAATGCTGAATGATAAAGTGGAAATCTTCGGTTTTAAAGAGGAAAACAAAATAACATTCCTTGGTAAAACGCCGGAATCAGTTTCCTTTGAAGCAGTCATTTCATACTAA